A DNA window from Onychostoma macrolepis isolate SWU-2019 chromosome 13, ASM1243209v1, whole genome shotgun sequence contains the following coding sequences:
- the inpp5f gene encoding phosphatidylinositide phosphatase SAC2 isoform X2, producing MELFQAKDHYILQSGDNALWCSRKDGSMAVRPATDLLLAWNPVCLGLVEGIIGKIQLHADLPLGLILIRQKALVGQLPGDHKVYKITKIVVIPLSEDEPQDLELELCKKHHFGINKPEKITQSPDESKFLLKTLSQIKSNVAVPMKKKVKENKEKERLERRLLDELYKIFMDSDSFYYSLTYDLTNTVQRQGELGKSDQPLWKKVDDRFFWNKHMIKDLIDLQVPQVDFWVIPIIQGFVQVEELVVNYNESSDEERSSPETPLQEPTCVDDIHPRFTVALISRRSRHRAGMRYKRRGVDTDGHVANYVETEQLIHVHSHTLSFVQTRGSVPVFWSQAGYRYNPRPRIEKGERETMPYFASHFEQQVQIHKKLVIINLVDQNGREKMIGDAYLKQVLLYNNSNLTYVSFDFHEHCRGMKFENVQTLTDAISDIITDMRWAWVDQAGVICQQEGIFRVNCMDCLDRTNVVQAAIGRVVMEQQLKKLGVMPPEQPLPLKCYRIYQVMWANNGDTISRQYAGTAALKGDFTRTGERKLAGVMKDGVNSANRYYLNRFRDAYRQAVIDLMMGLPVTEDLYSIFSKEKEQEEKERESQRGAQEQVSLLLQTYMQLLLPDDEKFHGGWALIDCDPSLIDATHKDVDVLLLLSNCAYYVAYYDEEADKVNQYQRLSLEGLEKIEIGPEPTLFGKPKYCCMRLHYKNGEMSGYFHTLRAVTRNPEDDGKDTLQCIAEMLRITKQAMGLDVQVVEKKLERRHSKPHEDIMGIQGKAVDQVLGSGLAQGKSFLLNKFSTLNQKVKQTKTNVNIGNFKPLGKLGTFSKPEVKVNFLKPNLHMNLWKSDSSLETHDGNTGSAALKVLNDEHSEEISSDSDSYNSDEQPRSGSRENVDYVLPSCGIVASAPRLGSRSQSIGSVELAVPSVIRVTGCDDKTADSLSVGLDGQSPGSASVAEEAILIDFGTPIDAYCHQFVQDAKIKPIEVFEDVAPAPKPQAPQAPSAPDAKLGSSHSQQQLPRPSQLEVESSVHGANLLTVQPATSCGSQKSLEGVTGPSPADSNGSRVVSPFAKIRSSMVQVASLTQAGLTQGINFAVAKVQKSPEPDAVNETQENELRAMFTQCQTRIIQI from the exons ATGGAGCTATTTCAAGCTAAAGATCATTATATTCTCCAGAGCGGAGATAACGCGCTGTGGTGCAGCAGGAAGGATGGATCTATGGCCGTGAGACCGG CGACTGACCTGCTGCTAGCATGGAATCCTGTCTGTCTGGGCCTTGTAGAAGGTATTATTGGAAAAATACAGCTTCATGCCG ATCTTCCTCTGGGCCTGATTCTGATTCGCCAGAAAGCACTGGTGGGCCAGTTGCCAGGAGACCATAAAGTCTACAAGATTACTAAGATCGTAGTCATTCCACTCTCAGAGGATGAACCACAGGATCTGGAATTAGAG CTCTGTAAAAAGCATCATTTTGGAATCAACAAACCAGAGAAAATCACCCAGTCACCGGACGAGTCCAAGTTCCTGTTGAAGACCCTGAGTCAGATCAAATCTAATGTTGCCGTTCCCATGAAGAAAAAG GTCAAAGAGAATAAAGAGAAGGAACGTCTGGAGAGACGGCTGCTTGATGAGCTCTATAAGATATTCATGGACTCGGATTCATTTTACTATAGTCTGACCTATGACCTCACCAATACGGTCCAGCGACAGGGAGAGTTAGGCAAGTCAGATCAGCCCTTGTGGAAAAAG GTGGATGATAGATTTTTCTGGAACAAGCACATGATCAAAGACCTCATTGACTTGCAG GTGCCTCAAGTGGACTTTTGGGTGATTCCTATCATCCAAGGCTTCGTGCAGGTGGAGGAGCTGGTGGTGAACTATAACGAGAGCTCTGATGAAGAGAGGAGTAGCCCGGAGACACCTCTGCAGGAGCCCACCTGTGTGGATGATATTCACCCACGCTTCACTGTGGCTCTAATCTCCAGACGAAGCCGTCACCGTGCAG GAATGCGCTACAAGCGGAGGGGCGTGGATACTGACGGACACGTGGCCAACTATGTGGAAACGGAGCAGCTGATCCATGTGCACAGTCACACGCTGTCCTTTGTACAAACGCGAGGCTCTGTCCCTGTGTTTTGGAGCCAAGCTGGGTATCGCTACAACCCCAGACCTCGGATAGAGAAAG GCGAGAGGGAAACTATGCCTTATTTTGCTTCTCACTTTGAACAGCAAGTTCAGATTCACAAAAAACTG GTGATTATTAATTTAGTGGACCAAAATGGACGCGAGAAGATGATTGGTGATGCTTACCTCAAACAAGTTCTGCTTTACAATAATTCCAACCTAACATATGTTTCATTCGATTTCCATGAGCACTG TCGAGGGATGAAGTTTGAGAATGTGCAGACTCTCACTGATGCCATCTCTGACATTATCACAGACATGAGATGGGCCTG GGTGGACCAAGCAGGAGTCATCTGCCAACAAGAAGGCATCTTCCGGGTTAACTGCATGGATTGCTTGGACAGGACTAATGTGGTACAGGCAGCTATCGGCCGCGTGGTCATGGAACAGCAG CTGAAAAAACTTGGTGTAATGCCACCCGAGCAGCCACTGCCCCTCAAGTGTTACAGGATCTATCAGGTGATGTGGGCCAACAATGGAGACACCATTAGCCGTCAGTATGCTGGCACAGCTGCCCTAAAG GGAGATTTCACACGAACAGGAGAGCGAAAGTTAGCGGGGGTGATGAAGGATGGTGTGAACTCAGCTAATCGTTACTATCTGAACCGTTTCAGAGATGCCTACCGACAGGCCGTCATTG ACCTCATGATGGGCCTTCCAGTAACGGAAGACCTGTACTCCATCTTCAGCAAAGAGAAAGAgcaggaggagaaagagagggagagccAAAGAGGAGCTCAGGAGCAGGTCAGCCTCCTGCTGCAGACATACATGCAGCTGCTGCTGCCTGATGATGAGAAGTTTCACGGTGGATGGGCACTTATCGACTGTGATCCAAG TCTTATAGATGCCACTCACAAAGATGTTGATGTTCTTCTGCTGTTGTCCAACTGTGCATATTATGTGGCCTA CTATGATGAGGAGGCGGACAAAGTCAACCAGTATCAGAGACTAAGTTTAGAAGGACTTGAAAAGATCGAAATTG GTCCAGAACCGACTCTTTTCGGAAAGCCTAAATACTGCTGCATGCGGCTACACTATAAGAACGGGGAGATGAGTGGTTACTTCCATACACTGAGGGCTGTCACACGAAATCCAGAAGATGATGGAAAAG ACACACTCCAGTGCATTGCGGAAATGCTTCGTATTACAAAGCAAGCTATGGGGCTTGACGTCCAGGTTGTTGAGAAGAAACTAGAGAg GAGACACAGCAAACCACATGAGGATATAATGGGAATACAAGGGAAAGCCGTGGACCAAGTCCTTGGGTCTGGTTTGGCTCAAGGCAAAAGTTTCCTTTTGAACAAGTTTTCAACACTAAACCAGAAAGTGAAGCAGACAAAGACTAACGTGAACATTGGAAACTTCAAGCCCTTGGGGAAACTAGGGACCTTCTCGAAGCCTGAGGTAAAAGTGAACTTCCTCAAGCCAAACTTGCATATGAACCTCTGGAAATCAGACAGCAGTTTAGAGACTCATGATGGCAATACGGGTTCAGCAGCCCTGAAAGTCCTTAATGACGAACATTCAGAGGAGATTTCCTCTGATTCTGATTCATACAACTCTGACGAGCAGCCTCGTTCAGGCTCTCGGGAAAACGTAGACTACGTGCTTCCTAGCTGTGGAATTGTAGCATCTGCACCACGACTTGGCAGTCGTTCGCAGTCAATTGGCAGCGTCGAGCTTGCGGTGCCCTCTGTCATCCGAGTCACAGGATGTGATGACAAGACAGCAGATAGCTTGTCAGTTGGCCTGGATGGCCAGTCTCCCGGGTCCGCCTCGGTGGCTGAGGAAGCCATTCTGATTGACTTCGGGACACCTATCGATGCTTACTGCCACCAATTTGTCCAGGATGCCAAGATCAAACCAATAGAGGTGTTTGAGGATGTGGCTCCAGCACCCAAACCGCAAGCGCCTCAAGCCCCCTCAGCTCCAGACGCAAAGCTGGGGTCTTCACATTCCCAACAGCAGCTTCCTCGCCCATCCCAGCTTGAGGTAGAGTCCTCCGTCCATGGGGCAAATCTTCTGACTGTTCAGCCTGCCACATCATGCGGGTCACAAAAGAGCCTGGAAGGTGTCACAGGACCCTCCCCCGCAGACAGCAACGGAAGCCGGGTTGTGTCGCCCTTCGCAAAGATCAGGAGCTCCATGGTGCAGGTGGCTAGTTTAACCCAAGCTGGACTTACCCAAGGCATCAACTTTGCTGTAGCAAAAGTACAGAAAAGCCCAGAACCAGACGCTGTCAACGAAACCCAAGAGAATGAATTGCGAGCGATGTTTACACAGTGCCAGACCAGGATCATTCAGATATAG
- the inpp5f gene encoding phosphatidylinositide phosphatase SAC2 isoform X1, with translation MELFQAKDHYILQSGDNALWCSRKDGSMAVRPATDLLLAWNPVCLGLVEGIIGKIQLHADLPLGLILIRQKALVGQLPGDHKVYKITKIVVIPLSEDEPQDLELELCKKHHFGINKPEKITQSPDESKFLLKTLSQIKSNVAVPMKKKYSPAFQVKENKEKERLERRLLDELYKIFMDSDSFYYSLTYDLTNTVQRQGELGKSDQPLWKKVDDRFFWNKHMIKDLIDLQVPQVDFWVIPIIQGFVQVEELVVNYNESSDEERSSPETPLQEPTCVDDIHPRFTVALISRRSRHRAGMRYKRRGVDTDGHVANYVETEQLIHVHSHTLSFVQTRGSVPVFWSQAGYRYNPRPRIEKGERETMPYFASHFEQQVQIHKKLVIINLVDQNGREKMIGDAYLKQVLLYNNSNLTYVSFDFHEHCRGMKFENVQTLTDAISDIITDMRWAWVDQAGVICQQEGIFRVNCMDCLDRTNVVQAAIGRVVMEQQLKKLGVMPPEQPLPLKCYRIYQVMWANNGDTISRQYAGTAALKGDFTRTGERKLAGVMKDGVNSANRYYLNRFRDAYRQAVIDLMMGLPVTEDLYSIFSKEKEQEEKERESQRGAQEQVSLLLQTYMQLLLPDDEKFHGGWALIDCDPSLIDATHKDVDVLLLLSNCAYYVAYYDEEADKVNQYQRLSLEGLEKIEIGPEPTLFGKPKYCCMRLHYKNGEMSGYFHTLRAVTRNPEDDGKDTLQCIAEMLRITKQAMGLDVQVVEKKLERRHSKPHEDIMGIQGKAVDQVLGSGLAQGKSFLLNKFSTLNQKVKQTKTNVNIGNFKPLGKLGTFSKPEVKVNFLKPNLHMNLWKSDSSLETHDGNTGSAALKVLNDEHSEEISSDSDSYNSDEQPRSGSRENVDYVLPSCGIVASAPRLGSRSQSIGSVELAVPSVIRVTGCDDKTADSLSVGLDGQSPGSASVAEEAILIDFGTPIDAYCHQFVQDAKIKPIEVFEDVAPAPKPQAPQAPSAPDAKLGSSHSQQQLPRPSQLEVESSVHGANLLTVQPATSCGSQKSLEGVTGPSPADSNGSRVVSPFAKIRSSMVQVASLTQAGLTQGINFAVAKVQKSPEPDAVNETQENELRAMFTQCQTRIIQI, from the exons ATGGAGCTATTTCAAGCTAAAGATCATTATATTCTCCAGAGCGGAGATAACGCGCTGTGGTGCAGCAGGAAGGATGGATCTATGGCCGTGAGACCGG CGACTGACCTGCTGCTAGCATGGAATCCTGTCTGTCTGGGCCTTGTAGAAGGTATTATTGGAAAAATACAGCTTCATGCCG ATCTTCCTCTGGGCCTGATTCTGATTCGCCAGAAAGCACTGGTGGGCCAGTTGCCAGGAGACCATAAAGTCTACAAGATTACTAAGATCGTAGTCATTCCACTCTCAGAGGATGAACCACAGGATCTGGAATTAGAG CTCTGTAAAAAGCATCATTTTGGAATCAACAAACCAGAGAAAATCACCCAGTCACCGGACGAGTCCAAGTTCCTGTTGAAGACCCTGAGTCAGATCAAATCTAATGTTGCCGTTCCCATGAAGAAAAAG TATTCCCCTGCCTTTCAGGTCAAAGAGAATAAAGAGAAGGAACGTCTGGAGAGACGGCTGCTTGATGAGCTCTATAAGATATTCATGGACTCGGATTCATTTTACTATAGTCTGACCTATGACCTCACCAATACGGTCCAGCGACAGGGAGAGTTAGGCAAGTCAGATCAGCCCTTGTGGAAAAAG GTGGATGATAGATTTTTCTGGAACAAGCACATGATCAAAGACCTCATTGACTTGCAG GTGCCTCAAGTGGACTTTTGGGTGATTCCTATCATCCAAGGCTTCGTGCAGGTGGAGGAGCTGGTGGTGAACTATAACGAGAGCTCTGATGAAGAGAGGAGTAGCCCGGAGACACCTCTGCAGGAGCCCACCTGTGTGGATGATATTCACCCACGCTTCACTGTGGCTCTAATCTCCAGACGAAGCCGTCACCGTGCAG GAATGCGCTACAAGCGGAGGGGCGTGGATACTGACGGACACGTGGCCAACTATGTGGAAACGGAGCAGCTGATCCATGTGCACAGTCACACGCTGTCCTTTGTACAAACGCGAGGCTCTGTCCCTGTGTTTTGGAGCCAAGCTGGGTATCGCTACAACCCCAGACCTCGGATAGAGAAAG GCGAGAGGGAAACTATGCCTTATTTTGCTTCTCACTTTGAACAGCAAGTTCAGATTCACAAAAAACTG GTGATTATTAATTTAGTGGACCAAAATGGACGCGAGAAGATGATTGGTGATGCTTACCTCAAACAAGTTCTGCTTTACAATAATTCCAACCTAACATATGTTTCATTCGATTTCCATGAGCACTG TCGAGGGATGAAGTTTGAGAATGTGCAGACTCTCACTGATGCCATCTCTGACATTATCACAGACATGAGATGGGCCTG GGTGGACCAAGCAGGAGTCATCTGCCAACAAGAAGGCATCTTCCGGGTTAACTGCATGGATTGCTTGGACAGGACTAATGTGGTACAGGCAGCTATCGGCCGCGTGGTCATGGAACAGCAG CTGAAAAAACTTGGTGTAATGCCACCCGAGCAGCCACTGCCCCTCAAGTGTTACAGGATCTATCAGGTGATGTGGGCCAACAATGGAGACACCATTAGCCGTCAGTATGCTGGCACAGCTGCCCTAAAG GGAGATTTCACACGAACAGGAGAGCGAAAGTTAGCGGGGGTGATGAAGGATGGTGTGAACTCAGCTAATCGTTACTATCTGAACCGTTTCAGAGATGCCTACCGACAGGCCGTCATTG ACCTCATGATGGGCCTTCCAGTAACGGAAGACCTGTACTCCATCTTCAGCAAAGAGAAAGAgcaggaggagaaagagagggagagccAAAGAGGAGCTCAGGAGCAGGTCAGCCTCCTGCTGCAGACATACATGCAGCTGCTGCTGCCTGATGATGAGAAGTTTCACGGTGGATGGGCACTTATCGACTGTGATCCAAG TCTTATAGATGCCACTCACAAAGATGTTGATGTTCTTCTGCTGTTGTCCAACTGTGCATATTATGTGGCCTA CTATGATGAGGAGGCGGACAAAGTCAACCAGTATCAGAGACTAAGTTTAGAAGGACTTGAAAAGATCGAAATTG GTCCAGAACCGACTCTTTTCGGAAAGCCTAAATACTGCTGCATGCGGCTACACTATAAGAACGGGGAGATGAGTGGTTACTTCCATACACTGAGGGCTGTCACACGAAATCCAGAAGATGATGGAAAAG ACACACTCCAGTGCATTGCGGAAATGCTTCGTATTACAAAGCAAGCTATGGGGCTTGACGTCCAGGTTGTTGAGAAGAAACTAGAGAg GAGACACAGCAAACCACATGAGGATATAATGGGAATACAAGGGAAAGCCGTGGACCAAGTCCTTGGGTCTGGTTTGGCTCAAGGCAAAAGTTTCCTTTTGAACAAGTTTTCAACACTAAACCAGAAAGTGAAGCAGACAAAGACTAACGTGAACATTGGAAACTTCAAGCCCTTGGGGAAACTAGGGACCTTCTCGAAGCCTGAGGTAAAAGTGAACTTCCTCAAGCCAAACTTGCATATGAACCTCTGGAAATCAGACAGCAGTTTAGAGACTCATGATGGCAATACGGGTTCAGCAGCCCTGAAAGTCCTTAATGACGAACATTCAGAGGAGATTTCCTCTGATTCTGATTCATACAACTCTGACGAGCAGCCTCGTTCAGGCTCTCGGGAAAACGTAGACTACGTGCTTCCTAGCTGTGGAATTGTAGCATCTGCACCACGACTTGGCAGTCGTTCGCAGTCAATTGGCAGCGTCGAGCTTGCGGTGCCCTCTGTCATCCGAGTCACAGGATGTGATGACAAGACAGCAGATAGCTTGTCAGTTGGCCTGGATGGCCAGTCTCCCGGGTCCGCCTCGGTGGCTGAGGAAGCCATTCTGATTGACTTCGGGACACCTATCGATGCTTACTGCCACCAATTTGTCCAGGATGCCAAGATCAAACCAATAGAGGTGTTTGAGGATGTGGCTCCAGCACCCAAACCGCAAGCGCCTCAAGCCCCCTCAGCTCCAGACGCAAAGCTGGGGTCTTCACATTCCCAACAGCAGCTTCCTCGCCCATCCCAGCTTGAGGTAGAGTCCTCCGTCCATGGGGCAAATCTTCTGACTGTTCAGCCTGCCACATCATGCGGGTCACAAAAGAGCCTGGAAGGTGTCACAGGACCCTCCCCCGCAGACAGCAACGGAAGCCGGGTTGTGTCGCCCTTCGCAAAGATCAGGAGCTCCATGGTGCAGGTGGCTAGTTTAACCCAAGCTGGACTTACCCAAGGCATCAACTTTGCTGTAGCAAAAGTACAGAAAAGCCCAGAACCAGACGCTGTCAACGAAACCCAAGAGAATGAATTGCGAGCGATGTTTACACAGTGCCAGACCAGGATCATTCAGATATAG